Genomic segment of Apium graveolens cultivar Ventura chromosome 7, ASM990537v1, whole genome shotgun sequence:
gttgccctgcaatcacaaagaccactaatgattagttttaaggaaccagacttgcttggatcctttggccttatcaagtttgttaacatttgcagcggatttagcatcagagtttatgttaacatttttcttatcagaatttacactatcagactttgaatcagaatttacactagaaggaacaatggaaactttctttaaagaaggttttatttgataataatcatagtacaaactatgatattccttacaagtataaatggaatgccataaactaccacaatgaaaacaaggattttgtggcttatatctaacatactgactcttaactcctgactttgaaagtaaggaatttatgttcttattcttcttgcaaaaagaagccagatggttagaacttccacagttatgacacgttttcctaggagcttcaggaacaggcttataatcattgcttttattcacaccttcctttccattcctatttttcctaggtgattttaccttatttgcattcttaacatttttcagcttatgcttaagctgcttcttagtcattaagcctatgtttacttcagctgtcttttactgttttagtttgtcagaagttaatccctctttaacttctgatttctcattatcagactttacagttacaaacttaacaggttttaattttggcttttgcttaacaacaggcttaatttctacagttcttttatcattcttatcttctccataacctaagctctctttccaattttcactacttagcaaattttgagttgttctgcaagagttagtccaagtcctgattatctctctttccttttctaactcagtttttagagattcattcatttttagcacttcatccctaacataaaaatcatcatctctatccttctgagtttgatggaacataactaactctttttcaaaaaatcatttcttttcttaaaagcaagattttcagaagttaatctttcacatgttaaagtttgatctctataactaacaaacatggttttaagatatcttctcaactcattaatatcatcagtatgaaaagcataagtagtctgaggtacctttgtttcagcagcttcagaactgctctcagcactttctttatcacttttagagtctgaggtgtctgtccagcttttcttctttgtgaaaagagccttgcttttgtcacccttcactttcttacaatcaggagatatgtggcctttctcaacacagttatagcatttgacattggtataatctcctctatcagactttcctcctctgccctcagatcttctgaaattcttcttatcagaacttgtgcctttcctggaaaacttctttcccttcctgaacttcctgtatgcaatctttgtgatccctttcaccataagagcacacagcttcatcatctcctcatcagcatcagtctcaggcaagctttcagaatctgagtcatcatcactttcagaacttgatgactcagtatcagactttgtgaaaagagctttacccttgtctttccttgaggtagctgccttgggggattcatcttcagccttaagagcaactgcccttgactttcctcctttcctcttgcttctttattccatctcaagttcatgagtcttgagcattccataaatttcatcaagagttgtttcatcaagactgtagtcgtctcttattgttgttgcctacaaatcccaacattcaggaagagctaacaggaatttaaggtttgaatcttcaagatcatactccttattaaccagtgacagatcattcaagagtttgaaaaatctatcatataaatcagtcaatgactcattagcctttgagtcaaagtgttcatactcttgagtgagtattgtcttcctattcttcttaattgtatcagttccctgacaccttatttccagagcatcccatatctccttagaagtcttgcagttaattaccctatttgacattacattatcaatggcactatgcagtaagtgtcgtaccttagcatccttagcaattgatgcgatatcttcagcagtataatcactcttctcctttggtacggtctttgctgcttcacctgcaactgcaatagcgagcttggttggtttgtgaggtccttccttgattctatcaagatattctggatctgtagcttccagaaacatggtcatcctcatcTTCCATATGGCAtttcagatggtctcagtatgggaactctgatggtttcataccgactttgaatttgtgtctttggaggttcttcagttttggtaggcttagttggagtttctgtgtcagacatgattgtgtttggatctttaactgtatgtgcgttaacagataggctgtgataccacttgttaggtcacacacactgtagagggggtgaatacagtataaagtacaatcaaatcgaactttaatatctcaagtaacagaaaacaaactttattgatacaataaactctgttacagtatggaactgttacctctcagtgatgaacaaatatcacgagagctgctagggttacaatgaataatcttctcgaatatgataacacttatagtgtaaaccctatgtctgtgtttatatactacacagttacaagataatcgctaattgatatggaatataattctgcttcctaaaatatatcaatcagatatcttttcttccaagtattctattcttcatagaattccttcttcatgcatatctcttcttatgtttatctcgatcttcttttctttaatcagctactgtccttatctgaacatccttcagcacttaagttctgatatccatcttctgatgattatcttctgataatataagtactgatatccttaagtcctgacttccagtaagtactgatttatcctgtttaagtaagatctgaaaactaaacataaatcatattaaccatgacattatcaaatatatctaacattctaAGAATTTCGGGGACTCGGTTTGAAGCTTAACTGGGGATGGTCGGACAATAAGTTTTCCTAAGGAACATGCTGAACAATGAAGTTCATCTTGGGATATTATCTTTTGAGTTTTAAAAGGATGTCCCACAGAATTTTCAATGATACGACGCATCATAGATACTCCTGGATGACCGAGTCTTTCGTGCCAAAGGGAAAATAATTTTGGGTCTATGACTTTGGGGATGTTGACACTATGAGATTCAAGAACTCGTATACTTGTAACATATAATCCTGAAGAAACCGAGTAGAATTTTTCTAGGACCCTTTTATTATCAACGGTGTTTGAGGTGATGAGAAGGTATTCTTTTTCATTCTCATTAATAGTTTCAACGTGAAACCCGTTAAGAcggatatctttaaaactcagtaggtttctagttgacttgctagagtatagagcttcttgtatgtgtatgtgtgtctTATTTGGTAGAAGAAAACTAGCTTTCCCAAAACCTTCTATTATATTTGATGTACCCGATACCGTCCAGACATGTGAGTTGGTTTTAGACAACTGTGAGAAGTATTTATGACTCTGTAAAATAGTGTGTGTGGTTGCGCAGTCAACAATGCATATATCTTCCATCTCTATACATATATAAACGAAAAACATCTTTATTAAAAACAAACCGAGTACATAGAACAACAACATGAAACAAGTACATAAAATGAGTACATAGGTAAAACACAAAGAAAATAAGTAAAGCATGACAATACATATGAAGTCTAGTCGTCTAAACCATAATAAAGATTAGCACCAGTGTCTATttcatttgaggccttattgacTGGTTCATTAACTAGATTATAATTAGCGAAGTTGGTTTCTTCTCTCTTTCCATTATTCCTTTTGGATGACTCGTAGAGATCAACGAGATGTTTGGGTGTGCGACAAGTACGTTGCTAATGCCCCTCAGATCCGCACATATGACAGATGCCTCGGTTCTCTCCTTCTTGGGGCGCCTTTCTTTTATTTGGCACTTCACGTTGCCATTTCTGGTGGCCAGAGTTGTAACCATCACGTTGCCACTTCAGGTGGCCAGAATGATATTGATTGTGAAATCGACCACGAAAATTTCCACGTCCACGGTTTCGTCCATAACCCCGTCCTCCTCTATACCCTTTCCCACGTTCATTCTTCAGGAATGACGTGTTATGTACTTCAGGTAACTGGGCAGAGCCTGTGGGACGTATCTGATGATTTTTCAGTAGCAACTCATTATTCTTTTCATCCACAAGAAGGAGAGATATCAGTTCGCCATATTTCTGAAAATTACGCTCCCTATATTGTTGAGCCAGGATCATAGTGTTGGGGCGAAAGGTTGAGAGGGTCTTTTCAATCATTTCAGTATCAGTAATATTTTCAccacataaaattaattttgagctTATCTTGAAAATAGCAGAATTATATTCAGCTACAGATTTGAAATCTTGTAACCTCAAATTAATCCAGTCATATCGGGCAGATGGCAAGTGAACAAGTTTTTGGTGATCAAATCTATCCTTGAGATTATTCCAAAGGGTGAGTGGATTTTTGATAGTGAGGTATTCAGATTTTAGATCTTCGTGGATGTGATGCCTAAGAAAGATAATCGCTTTTGCATTTTGTTCAACAGTTGGGATCTTTTCCAGGTCAATAGTATCTTTTAGGCCATTAGCACTAAGGTGTAATTCCGCATCAAAGACCCATGACAAATAATTATTTCCGGAAACATCCAATGCAACAAACTCTAATTTTGCAAGATTCGCCATTCTGAATagattttaaataagatataatatGTCACATAATATTTAAACAGACAAGTTGAAATAATAACTTTATACAAAAGTTACGACGGCATAGCCGGCCAGAAAACTTTTGATTATTACTTGACGGCAGCGCCATCTTTATAGTAGTATTACTTGACGGCATAGCCATCTTTATAGATTTCAATCGGTAACATAAATATGTAATaatatttagaagaaaatgaggaaaaaAAACGTACCTCTTCTATGAAATAGTTTTAGTTGATATGGACTCGTGGGTCAGAATAAGTCGTAACTCTTTCGAGAATAAAGCTTCAGTTGGCAGAGACTTgtgctgataacgtgttataAACCTTGAATGgaaaatattagttatgtttaaTGTAGAGGAAGTATAGGAGAATAGAAGATGGAGAGAAAGTTGTGTTGTATTTCATTAGCTAAatgagctatttatagtagttggtTTACAAGGCTTACTAAGTAAACTATTCAAATCTTATTCATTAAGTATTACAAGTCTTCCTCGATAAACATTACAAGTCTTCCTTGATAAGATTTGAGAGACTTTCTCGATACGCTTTGACAATCACtttattttttattcaaatattttaacaaaACGTTTATTTTCATTGATAATTGCGGAAATGACGTGATGACACTAAAGCAAAGAGATGACTATTCTTGGGCCTAACTTTTTATTCTTAACCCACACCGTAATCAGGCCTAATAACAACTCAGACCCAATAGCATTTGGCCCATTCGTGACAGTCCGGGTGAATTGAACCCGCGAAAAGGAAGGAATATATGGTGGATAGTGTTAATCTTTTTAGAACAAAAAAGAAGAACATACCCAACAAGGGACGTAGGGTTATTATTGGAAAAGTGGGCGATGATGAATGTTGAGGAAGAGGTTGATCGACTGAAAGAAGAAATTAAGCGTCTGGGTATCATCCAAGATGATGGTTCTTACAAGGTCAGATCTATAcattaatacatacatacatcctCTTTCTTGCTGTTTGGATCTGGTATTCTTCCGGATTTTATGGGCTGTAATTAATACTTGTATAATCTTAATTATTTATCTACTATTATCACCCCGAAGGTTTAATTTAGGGGGGGGGGTTGTATTCGATTCGGATTTTAAAGGAGTTTTTGAATTCACCTATGGTACTACTGCAGTGTATATTTACGAAATCTAGTTGGTTTTCCTTAATAAAACCACAATCAGTATCCCAACAATAGTCAGCCTCAAAGTTGCCAGAAAAACTCAACCTCATTCTCACCACAAAATCAATGATCAGTAATTGCCGGCTGAATTTCGGTTGATGTAGCTAACCTTGCATTATTCAAGACTTCTTTTACTCACCAAACTACGTCAAGACTTCTTTTACTCACCAAACTACGTCATCTGTACTTAGTactagtttaattatttaatattgtCTCATGTTTCCTAAGTTTCTGTTTAGACTAATATTTACTGAATTCTTCCATGTCGAAGCATTATTATGTTATATAACAAAAGTTTGTTCTTCTTCTTTCAAGGTTACATTTGGTGTACTATTCAATGATGATAGGTGTGCAAATATATTTGAAGCACTTGTCGGGACTCTACGAGCAGCCAAAAGGCGTAAAGTTTTGACATACGATGGTGAACTCCTATTACAAGGTGTTCATGATAATGTTGAAATTATTCTTAAACCGGTAGCAGCTTGAAGTGGCAAAATGATGAAAAGTGTTGTAAATTGTATTTCCCTTCTCAAGCCGAGCCTGGCAAGgagttaaatgtttttacatttTATATTATGTGTGTAAGTTGTGCTAAACTCGGCTGGCCAGgagttaaatgtttttacatttTATATTATGTGTAAGCTGTGCTAAACCTTTTACTGAACACAACAATTGTGTGGTGTGCAATTTTTATAAAAGTTCTCTCTCCACAAAGTTCCCCGTTGAGAGTTGAGACAAATGACCAGGGTCTGGTATATTTAGTTATTTTACTAAACTCTAATGATTATTGTATTATGTATAGCAGTCTCTGCTTACAGTTTTGAAGCTTTAGAAGTCTCTGGTTGATAAGTGTGCTCTTTTTTATCAAAGCACATATATGATTTCTTTGGGTCAGTAGTGCTGTCTGGTGAATTAAATGGATTGAGGATACCAGCCCATGACAAGTCCTGGGAAGGTGGTGGGAGGGGGAGCTCATGGAGTAGATAGGGCACTTGGCATTGGTTATTTGCCTTGCCTGTGAGATTTGCTGATTACCAAAATTGACAGGATTAAGAGTTGAGAGTTAACAAAGGCAAACATGCACAGTAatgttttcttttatttttgaaaCCAGATCAGAACAATTTATTTTCTGTCCTATATATATAAAAAAGTTATACTGCAAATCATTTACATTGATAGCTATTTCAACCACCGTTGAACAAAGCTTTCCTCCTACTGTGTTCACCCTTTAGATGTTGAAGCTGCATTGGTCATAAAACACTGCATTCGACATGAACCATATGTGAACTTGAAGCAGTTACATCCAAAACATTATTTGGGTAGGTTACAAATATCTGCATGACATACTATACTAAATTCGAATTCGTTTTACCTAGGTTCTGGAGGCTAGTTGGATTATAATTTGACAAATTCATAATTTGTGATAGGCGGCAGTAGACCCAGAACACTgatttcaatttaaaatttttacaaCCGCAGAAACAGTGCCCCTTATGCAACGAGTTAATTATTGTCACTTATTAATACTCCAGTTATCTAAAATGCCTACCCTTTGGTTACACGTTATGAAACTTAATTCCATTGGCTTCAGCATTATAATTAAAGTTCCTCGCctgaataataatcaaatttGACTGCCTGGTCCTATAATGTCAAATTAACTCAAAATATATCAAACATATAGAGAGCATTCCAGAACAACTTTACACTTTACAGGATGTTCGGCTTGAGCCTTAAAGGAATAGATACAAATCAAACAATTCAATTATTAAGGTTCCATGCACATGGATAAATGTATCCAGGAAGCAAGGCAAATATCTGGATTCTATATTTTCTCAGTCCAAAGTGCTTGCAAAAACTATCGATTTGGAGGAAGCTACCACAACAATATAAATGTCATAAGCAACAAATACACAATCACAACATATGACCGTTCCAAGCATTTATAAACTAAATATAGTTCATATCTACTTGTTCCTTCCAGATGAACCTGAATTTCGAGAAAATTTTGCAAGCCCTTCTCTAAAAGCTCTAAGATCCACCCCATTGTCCACTAAGATGCTTGTCACACCCATCTTCGACACCTGAATATGCAGCACAGTACTTTAGATGTACTACCTAATCACCAAATGTAATGTTAATCAACAAAATATTTCTGGAAAAAAGCAGTCAGTAAGTGCAACTTTATAAGCAAAAGAAACAGGAACAGGTTTACCGCTTCTATGTTCCGATCCTCATCATCGAAAAAGAGCATTGAGTTGAACGGCACACCAGTTAGCCGGTTAATCCTTTGAAAATGCTCTGTTTTGTGTGTCCAGCTAGAGTAAATTTCCTAGAAAACCATAAGGGGGATAATTTATTATAAACATGATTCAGCTGGATCTAACTAGATGCTGGGGACTATCATTGACTTGCCCTTTCTCCACGCAGACTCGACTGTTAATATTAACCCACCAAAAAGCAACTTTTTTCACTGTTAGTACTATTAACAATAAAACCATATCAAAATACATGTCTAAAAGGGTCCTGTTAGTTTGAGCCTTTGAGCCTCCACTAGTAATATCATCCTGTAAAACTGAAGATGCTGCAAATTTTACATATTGCGATCAAGGAATACAAAATATCTGGATCCTCTACTGTCTTCTTTAAGAAAAAATAGTAATATTTTAGTATCTATCAATGGAAAAACTAAGGGGTCGTTTGGTTCGGCTAATTCTGATATCAGGTATGTGTTTCGTTCATTCCAAACCCATACATGGTGTTTGGTTGACTGTTTTTAAAATCTGATACCCATTCCTTATACCCATTTGAAATCAGATTTGATACCCTAGGGGGAAGTGGGTTTGAGAGAGGGGTATGAGGTATCAAAATAAATTTCATTATTTCATTACTTATAAAGTTAAATACAatcttaaaatatatatcttaatTATTACGTTTAATTTTAAGTAAGTTGTGCTTATTTCTAATTAATACAAAAtagtaattttttattttatttgttttaaaaattataaattaacattaaaaattaaaatttaaaattttttaatcaCTTATATTTAATTGTTTTTTGTTTGTAAGTTGTATAACAACTTAAATTTGATATGTAATATATAAAAGTTTGATTCAATCAATgaatcaaaaatatttaaattcaacaTATTTCATTCCAACACCGAACCAAACACATGATATCAGAAATGATTTCTCAACCCCATACCAGCCTAAACTGATTATTTATTCCAAACCTATACCATCTTCTGAACCAAACGACCCCTAAAAGAATTTGGTGAAGACTTCAATCAGTTTTTTATCTCATGGAATGTATGCTGAACAAAAATATCCGACGATCAGTTTCTTTTAGAATTAAAAGGTACGGACTATTTTTCCCTTACTCTTCTTGTATAGCCCTCCAAAAAAAAATTCCCACAAGGTTTAGAACATAGTTGCACAGATCGTGGGTCGATAATATTATCCTGTAAACTTTAGAAGACATGGACTCCACAAGTAATTGTTGAATTTGAGTCGTACACTTCAGTTTACAAGTTAAATTATGTAATTTGGGGGTTGGTAATGGAAGAGAGATATAATCAAGGAATGTGGAGCCATCTCCATGGAGATTCTGTGGATAGATGCTTTTATATTCGTTTGATAAGTATAACAAGTAATAAGATTGATGGCCTTCATAAGGAGATGCAGCTTATGCAAGTCAGAAAAAAGAAGACTAAAGAAATTGAGGAAACTAATTACATCTAATGTTTTCCAAAACACAAAATATAAAAGCCTAAAAAAGGGAGCTTACATGAGATCAAACGTCGACAAAAAAATGGAGcaaaaattacaaaaatcatAAAGATAGGCAAGTGATAGGGGTTTTTTTGGGAGAGAGGGGGGGGGGGCTGTGATATAATGAAGCGCAGCAGTAATAATAAATGGGACTCCCCCTGATCACAAACCATATGTAATGCAGTTCTAACCGAAGGAAATACAGTTAAAAGAGTGTGTAAAACTGACCTGGGCAACAAACATTGACTTAATGTGCAATTTGTCAAGAAATATAATTGCTACATCGGCAGTAGGTGATCTAGAGGCAATAGCAACATCAATTCCCATGTCCTTGAGTGCAAGTAATATAGGTTTAGCGTGAGGATACAATTTAGGCATTTCACGCTTGGAGCGACATTCACTGGAGGGATGAGGGGATACTAAGTTTAGTTATTGTATAAATTGAATTAGGGTTGAAGAAGAAAACAATAACCCAAGTTTATACGGTATGTAAAGGGGAGGGGGGTATGTAGTTACCAGTAGAAAGGCCAGAGAGTGTAATCGAGATCGAAGACGACTAAACGAGGAAGGGATGAAGATGATGTAGCTGTAATTATCTCCATCGCCTCTTGTTTCACCCTTTCCCACGACTCTCCCATCCTTGACTTCTTCTGTCCAACCCTTCACCCTTTACCCAAATTAATTACACTATTCTTATTCTTCATCTTTTCTATAAATTATGGGTGTGTACGGGTTGGTTCGGCTCGATTTTTACCAAAAACCGTTACCAAACGGTATATGTCGGTTCGGTTCGGATCCTACCTATTAATCGTAACCGAACCGTCCGGAACGGTTTTTTCGGTTCGATTAACCGTTTGTCGGTTTCGGTTTTTTTCggtttttatttattattttctaacTAAATAGTATTtacaaatttaataataataagtTTGAAAATATAATaacacaaaaaaaaattaaaaattgatacaCTTTCTATTATAACAAAATTAGAAGCTGGTTTCTTTTGAAATTTGGAATTAAAAACTACAATTCTACTAATAATTACCGTCGAATGGATTGCAAGGTATAGATAATGGAGAAGTAATGTTATACATAACACAATGTTCAAGATTAAACATAGCTTATTTGACATTTAAACTAAAAAGCTTATGTACGTTAATCAGCAAATTGAGCATCATTTCCTGTATAGCTAATTATATTAggttttatatattaaaaatgtataatatattattatattatttattatttaaattatatataattatataaacggttcggtttttcggttcgGTTATAGGAAAAAAACCGTAACTATTACCAAACCGTTCcatcggttcggttcggttacgATTTTTATGGGTTGTTGTCGGTTTCGATTTTTTTCGATGTGTTTTTCGGTTTTTGGGTCCGGTTTCGGTTTTTCGATTTTTGTTGCTCACCCCTACTATAAATAGATGGCTTTGTCGAATGAAAAAATACGTACCGAGCTTCCTTAGATGCTCATATTTCTCTCTGCTCTTACTCTTGAATTTAGTAGCTCTTTTATAATTACTATTATTACTAGTGTATTAaaacacgttatcagcacgaaaTCTTGCCGAAATTGagaatatataattttaatttaaatatactATATATGAGTAGACGTGATTACACCCtcaacatataatatatatatatatatgatagaAGTAGACGTGGTTACACCCTCTACTAATAATTTAGATATATATGGCCGGAGCACCgcctattaaaattattttacgaTACCATTTAATTTTAGGTAATACCGAAGTATAGTGGGaaccttaatttataaatttCATACTATCGGATAATAACTTTTTGCCCCTAACTAACTTATGCAGGATTGTCCACTTTAATTTGTTATTGATCGGAGATAACCTGCATACGCAGACGTCCGTATGACGGGTGAAAATTCATTTCTCATTTTATATATAGATCTATTTATAATATCAATGATATATACATTGATTATTGTATAATCATTAACGCACCCGATTAACTAGGATTTTattgcccgcaagggttggctcagttggttaaagagaggaaaattgtcctcttggtcacaggttcgaatcccacgggaggagaatttatgattatgcctcctgagtcagagcctgtcgcttaaatgcggtttaccttggttcacgtgatttgcaggctattgcgtgagcccgtagggtttatccagtgtgcacccgaagggtagcggctgcgggttagctacgataaaaaaaaactaggattttatgtaatatttacactgatgaattaaaatttaataatttttgtGTTAATTCAGATTTAGTATGACAAATATTACAAGCTTCTCGTTCGTTACCATGGACATTTCTAGcgataattatttatcatgggtACAAGATGTAAAGTTACACTTGGGTTTAAAGAAATTAAGCGATACAATAAAGGCAGAAAATAAATCCACAGATGAAGAAAACTGTATGTGACGAACTCAATcttggggttaggaaatgagggctcacacaccattaaactaataatatcaacacatatattaaactctgattaactactaacatgatcTACACCGGATTAAGTTTgagataagattacaactaccaaccaaaataaatatattacaacaaaaaatattaatgaattcaGTTTCATTCAATTCATAaatggaaccgacagataacccattgtatttGAACGAACTTAAAGAATCCTTCCATCTACTACGCATGCTCACACTCACTGCTatctgctctggcatctggaaacctatgACACGGTAGGACTGCCAGGAACGCTCATGCGAGCTGaacgcctaagtctggccatctcatttcttaactgccatggttagatcaaagcaaatataaatgagcacaaaagcttagcaagtaactacatagcagttctataaagcaataataataacaatagcaaaatctgaggcattctacttttaaatctctaggtggcagatttctatctttggctatataaaggttatgaagaaaggtttgagctttcaagaatcaaggatcaagatagggtgaaagtcGACATTCATCGCAATTCAATAACAGGAATCATATCAGAAAAGCATAATAATATCATGGAACAAGATATATGGCAtcatggcatcattattcaaatcaaaactttttaaccaaatcattgctcaaaatcattttatgacgctacagattacaacCGGTCATCATCCGTGAAGTAATTCCGTACTTCGCTGGGTGCTAAACAATATTGGTGGGATCCCGAGGTAGCTTTTAAGCCTCAAAcaataagtgtggaaaggacatgcatcttagtccagatccactattctcaagaaaacattttgCCCCTTTGGAaattctcaagaaaacattttgGCCCTTGGCTATTCAACTTCTAAAAACTTTGCATGTTTATAAGAATTAGATGCCAGAAAGAATAACATTTTAAAAGTTCTTAAGGCATGAAAGAACCATATCAATCTTTAAGGGATTCCAAACAATAAGACTACGATCAACAATCAGAGGATTAGGATTACGAGATTTTTATCAAAAGAAGAAGTATCCTCATACTAGAGGGGTCATCAAGGAATATCAATGATTCAACAACTAAG
This window contains:
- the LOC141674562 gene encoding uncharacterized protein LOC141674562, coding for MANLAKLEFVALDVSGNNYLSWVFDAELHLSANGLKDTIDLEKIPTVEQNAKAIIFLRHHIHEDLKSEYLTIKNPLTLWNNLKDRFDHQKLVHLPSARYDWINLRLQDFKSVAEYNSAIFKISSKLILCGENITDTEMIEKTLSTFRPNTMILAQQYRERNFQKYGELISLLLVDEKNNELLLKNHQIRPTGSAQLPEVHNTSFLKNERGKGYRGGRGYGRNRGRGNFRGRFHNQYHSGHLKWQRDGYNSGHQKWQREVPNKRKAPQEGENRGICHMCGSEGH
- the LOC141672708 gene encoding costars family protein, which translates into the protein MMNVEEEVDRLKEEIKRLGIIQDDGSYKVTFGVLFNDDRCANIFEALVGTLRAAKRRKVLTYDGELLLQGVHDNVEIILKPVAA
- the LOC141672893 gene encoding uncharacterized protein LOC141672893 isoform X1 gives rise to the protein MGESWERVKQEAMEIITATSSSSLPRLVVFDLDYTLWPFYCECRSKREMPKLYPHAKPILLALKDMGIDVAIASRSPTADVAIIFLDKLHIKSMFVAQEIYSSWTHKTEHFQRINRLTGVPFNSMLFFDDEDRNIEAVSKMGVTSILVDNGVDLRAFREGLAKFSRNSGSSGRNK
- the LOC141672893 gene encoding uncharacterized protein LOC141672893 isoform X2 — protein: MGESWERVKQEAMEIITATSSSSLPRLVVFDLDYTLWPFYCECRSKREMPKLYPHAKPILLALKDMGIDVAIASRSPTADVAIIFLDKLHIKSMFVAQEIYSSWTHKTEHFQRINRLTGVPFNSMLFFDDEDRNIEAVVHLKYCAAYSGVEDGCDKHLSGQWGGS